The following proteins are encoded in a genomic region of Micrococcaceae bacterium Sec5.8:
- a CDS encoding peptidoglycan bridge formation glycyltransferase FemA/FemB family protein codes for MREFTARFASAEEIANWDAHVTANPNGGNLLQSEAFAEVKQHFGWKPRHLVYETADYTSYNLVLEKSIPLLGKLWYLIKGPDVASVEDIPGIAAANAEFVKRARLGVFAVKIEPDIVLTDTARRVLEAAGLVKTHNLQPNDSTALLDISPDENQLLRNLHSRGRNAVRRAIRESVEVHNAAPTEENFRAMYALMTNTVEAKSQVRVREYGYYRQFWTNFINRGQGRLLFVYENGEPSVGAFVINYGRKGTYKDGGSLQKRNQYGDSHLVQWTAIGQFKDLGCTEYDFCGTPPSDQLKDTSNPFHGLGLFKTSFSKTVTDFVGCYDQVLSPLKYKAWMAAGERVARQLYTRRTGRQFY; via the coding sequence TTGCGCGAATTCACTGCCCGCTTTGCCTCTGCCGAAGAGATCGCCAACTGGGACGCCCACGTCACTGCGAATCCCAATGGCGGCAATCTCCTGCAGTCGGAGGCTTTTGCCGAGGTCAAGCAGCACTTCGGCTGGAAGCCCCGGCACCTCGTATACGAAACCGCCGATTACACGAGCTACAACCTCGTTCTGGAAAAGTCCATTCCGCTGCTCGGCAAACTCTGGTACCTGATCAAGGGTCCTGACGTGGCGTCCGTCGAGGACATCCCCGGCATCGCCGCCGCCAACGCCGAGTTCGTCAAGCGTGCCCGGCTGGGCGTCTTCGCCGTCAAGATCGAGCCCGACATCGTGCTCACCGACACGGCCCGGCGGGTGCTCGAGGCTGCCGGCCTGGTTAAGACCCACAACCTGCAGCCCAACGACTCGACGGCCCTGCTGGACATTTCCCCGGATGAGAACCAACTGCTGCGCAACCTGCATTCGCGCGGCCGCAACGCCGTCCGGCGCGCGATCCGCGAAAGCGTGGAGGTCCACAACGCGGCACCCACCGAAGAGAATTTCCGGGCCATGTATGCGCTGATGACCAACACTGTGGAGGCCAAGTCGCAGGTGCGGGTCCGCGAATACGGGTACTACCGGCAGTTCTGGACCAACTTCATCAACCGCGGCCAGGGACGGCTGCTGTTCGTCTATGAGAACGGCGAGCCCTCAGTGGGCGCCTTCGTCATCAACTACGGCCGCAAGGGCACCTACAAAGACGGCGGCTCACTGCAAAAGCGCAACCAGTACGGCGACTCGCACCTGGTGCAGTGGACGGCCATCGGCCAGTTCAAGGACCTCGGCTGCACGGAATACGATTTCTGCGGCACGCCCCCCAGCGACCAGCTGAAGGACACGTCCAACCCGTTCCACGGCCTGGGCCTGTTCAAAACCAGTTTCAGCAAGACCGTGACGGACTTTGTGGGCTGCTATGACCAAGTGCTCAGCCCGCTGAAGTACAAGGCGTGGATGGCCGCGGGAGAGCGCGTAGCCCGCCAGCTCTACACCCGCCGCACGGGCCGGCAGTTCTACTAA
- a CDS encoding threonine/serine exporter family protein: MTKETDGRQRPRTDGLPKTAPMSPTQVRQDAAAKRMLRRLVQGENPPTAPMSIVDRLAGSPYANPMIQVGGVDTSARKTIDFALHLAESMFRYGAGALEVETSIIAITAALGLKNIEVDITNQSVAINYAPKDQTPITLLRVVRSWTNNYAGLSQVHQLVTEIVTGGVGRDEAVRRLEEITHRAKPFPRWMVTVAFGVFSAAFVGVLGGGPGASAVAFLSNLLVSLLARQLSRWRTPDFFITASCSFLVTFIALLLGRFGGPVGIQIAPEIVVVGGILLLLPTGRLVSAVQDAINGFPVTAAGRFLSTMLTFGALVAGIAVGFVVGDTVGMEAIDVSKTFPPAYEFWVVVVLIAIAVLMIGITEQTGWTLLLPTAAIGVIGYLVMIWGEAFGIGPRFSPALAAVVIGLLARVVALRMGAPQLVVAVPAALILLPGLTIFRSMYVLTVEESDNLLGVGGMINAGAIVLGVAAGIVLGDTLARPATSGLASNERRRARRR, from the coding sequence ATGACCAAGGAAACCGACGGCCGCCAAAGGCCGCGCACAGACGGACTGCCCAAGACGGCGCCGATGTCTCCCACCCAGGTGCGCCAGGACGCCGCCGCGAAGCGGATGCTGCGCCGGCTGGTGCAGGGGGAGAACCCGCCCACCGCGCCGATGAGCATCGTGGACCGCCTCGCCGGCAGCCCGTATGCCAACCCGATGATTCAGGTGGGCGGAGTGGACACCTCCGCCCGAAAGACCATCGACTTTGCGCTGCATCTGGCGGAGTCGATGTTCCGGTATGGCGCCGGCGCCCTCGAAGTGGAAACGAGCATCATCGCCATTACCGCGGCGCTCGGCCTGAAGAACATCGAAGTGGACATCACCAACCAGTCGGTAGCCATCAACTACGCGCCCAAGGACCAGACACCGATCACGCTGTTGCGGGTGGTCCGGTCCTGGACCAACAACTACGCCGGTCTGTCACAAGTCCACCAGCTGGTGACGGAAATAGTAACCGGCGGGGTAGGCCGGGACGAGGCCGTGCGCCGGTTGGAGGAGATCACCCACCGCGCCAAGCCGTTCCCGCGCTGGATGGTCACGGTGGCGTTCGGGGTGTTCTCCGCCGCGTTCGTTGGAGTGCTCGGCGGAGGACCGGGCGCCTCCGCGGTGGCTTTCCTGTCCAACCTGCTCGTAAGCCTCCTGGCCCGGCAGCTGAGCCGCTGGCGTACCCCGGACTTCTTCATCACGGCATCCTGCTCGTTCCTGGTGACCTTCATCGCCCTGCTGCTGGGACGCTTCGGCGGTCCGGTAGGAATTCAGATCGCCCCCGAGATCGTGGTGGTGGGCGGGATCCTGCTGCTCCTGCCGACCGGCCGGCTCGTGTCCGCTGTGCAGGATGCTATCAACGGCTTCCCCGTCACCGCCGCCGGCCGCTTCCTCTCCACCATGCTCACGTTTGGTGCGCTGGTCGCCGGCATCGCCGTGGGGTTCGTGGTGGGAGACACGGTGGGAATGGAGGCCATCGACGTCAGTAAAACATTCCCCCCGGCGTATGAGTTCTGGGTGGTGGTGGTCCTGATCGCCATCGCGGTGCTGATGATCGGCATTACCGAACAAACCGGCTGGACCCTGCTGCTGCCGACAGCGGCCATTGGAGTGATCGGCTACCTGGTGATGATTTGGGGAGAAGCGTTCGGCATCGGGCCGCGCTTCTCACCTGCGCTGGCAGCGGTTGTCATCGGGCTCCTGGCCCGGGTGGTGGCGCTGCGGATGGGGGCCCCGCAACTCGTGGTGGCCGTTCCGGCCGCCCTGATTCTGCTGCCCGGCCTCACTATATTCCGGTCCATGTACGTATTGACCGTCGAGGAGTCGGACAATCTGCTGGGCGTCGGCGGCATGATCAACGCCGGGGCCATCGTGCTGGGCGTCGCCGCGGGCATTGTCCTCGGGGATACACTCGCCCGGCCGGCGACCAGCGGCCTCGCCAGCAACGAACGGCGCCGGGCGCGGCGCCGGTAA